The proteins below are encoded in one region of Bosea sp. BIWAKO-01:
- a CDS encoding Ldh family oxidoreductase, translating to MRVADLVAEVAALFAGAGLSPAGARRIAEALVEAEQQGLSSHGLMHVPLYIERLRKGSVSPHDEALSVSDHGAVAVLDGRHMLGHLAAEQAMTLAIAKARSFGIGAVAVRHGFHFGAAGRYAAQAAEAGMIGVAMSNTRPLMPAPGGAEPAVGNNPIAIAIPTADEPAVVVDVAMSEGALGRIRHHQQRGEPIPANWAVTSEGLPTTDPAEAIKGLLLPTGGPKGFALALAVDMLCGLLSGGAVGAEVKALYGDAAQPNDCSFLFLTLNPGAFGAEALPRRAAAERERISRGRRAPGAAAIRVPGQAKWENAKLRQEIVAVDSRTLAALRASAIGG from the coding sequence CCGAAGCCCTGGTCGAAGCGGAGCAGCAGGGGCTGAGCTCGCATGGGCTCATGCATGTGCCGCTCTATATCGAACGCCTGCGCAAGGGCTCGGTCTCGCCGCACGATGAAGCTCTCAGCGTGAGCGACCATGGCGCCGTTGCGGTTCTCGACGGCCGCCACATGCTCGGTCATCTGGCCGCCGAGCAGGCCATGACCCTGGCTATCGCAAAGGCCCGGAGTTTCGGGATCGGCGCAGTCGCCGTGCGTCATGGGTTTCATTTCGGTGCTGCCGGCCGCTATGCCGCCCAGGCCGCTGAGGCCGGCATGATCGGGGTCGCGATGTCGAATACGCGGCCGTTGATGCCAGCCCCCGGCGGGGCCGAGCCGGCTGTCGGCAACAACCCGATCGCGATTGCCATTCCGACCGCGGACGAACCTGCGGTGGTGGTCGATGTCGCCATGAGCGAAGGCGCTCTCGGCCGCATTCGCCATCACCAGCAGCGCGGCGAGCCGATTCCGGCGAACTGGGCTGTAACATCGGAAGGGCTTCCGACCACCGACCCTGCCGAGGCGATCAAGGGGCTGCTTCTGCCCACCGGCGGCCCCAAGGGATTTGCCCTCGCGCTTGCGGTCGACATGCTGTGCGGGCTCCTGTCCGGTGGTGCCGTGGGCGCCGAGGTGAAAGCGCTCTACGGCGACGCCGCGCAACCGAATGACTGCTCGTTTCTGTTCCTGACCCTGAATCCGGGCGCTTTCGGCGCTGAGGCCTTGCCGCGCCGCGCCGCAGCCGAGCGGGAGCGCATCAGTCGCGGGCGCCGTGCGCCCGGTGCTGCGGCTATCCGTGTGCCCGGCCAGGCGAAATGGGAGAACGCGAAGCTTCGGCAGGAGATCGTTGCGGTCGATAGCCGGACGCTTGCAGCGTTGAGAGCCAGCGCCATCGGAGGCTGA